Proteins from a genomic interval of Shewanella seohaensis:
- a CDS encoding GGDEF domain-containing protein, producing the protein MTSLDLAKELDKIIAKGAISPLFQPIFNILEHKIHGFEALSRGPEHSPLYSPIPLFKTAEHQGKLSELETLCRRISLEQFKLRQFQGRLFINISPKALLDPTHPKGMTLQLLQQLGISPSQVVIELSEQYPADDIDLLKSCLNHYRSQGFMTAIDDLGAGYSGLRLWSELSPDYVKIDRHFIHQIDSTPVKQEFVRSIVELCQSLTCKVIAEGIETQEELAVLKQLGIVYCQGYLLGRPEAQPSRAMKATLVPNSTQVQPRYSESAESLCTSAITVVPTLKLKHLSDTFSSQPALQAVVVVQDQLPLGIISRATLLELFSTPYGRALHENHAVSEVMDPQVLQIEANEPLSIVSQLLTSESANTVAQQFIILRRGKLLGIGHTKDLLQRITEHRIKMARHANPLTDLPGNVPIQEELKRLRTQQKPFYLAYFDLCQFKPYNDIYGFCRGDEVICEVANLLVKYKTDNCFIGHVGGDDFVVISTCEQLIDRCQRILTDFEANKSLFYSAEHWQAQEMLADDRQGQACYHKLISLCVGVLTPAHTYNCNEHSLSTLSAKAKKQAKSASNGFCLLEELNMTQALSA; encoded by the coding sequence CGCTCTACTCACCCATTCCGCTGTTTAAAACCGCGGAACATCAGGGCAAATTGAGCGAACTCGAGACCTTATGCCGCCGTATTTCGCTGGAACAATTTAAACTGCGCCAGTTCCAAGGCCGCTTGTTTATCAATATTTCCCCTAAGGCCCTGCTCGATCCCACCCATCCTAAGGGCATGACGCTGCAACTGTTACAGCAGCTTGGGATCTCGCCTTCGCAGGTGGTGATTGAGTTATCGGAGCAATATCCCGCCGACGATATCGACTTACTGAAATCTTGCCTGAATCACTATCGCAGCCAAGGCTTTATGACCGCTATAGATGACTTGGGTGCGGGCTATTCGGGTTTGCGGCTCTGGTCTGAGTTATCGCCCGACTATGTGAAAATCGATCGTCATTTTATTCACCAAATCGATTCGACCCCAGTTAAACAAGAATTTGTGCGCTCGATTGTCGAACTGTGCCAGAGCCTCACCTGCAAAGTGATTGCCGAAGGGATTGAAACCCAAGAAGAACTCGCCGTACTCAAACAGCTAGGCATAGTCTATTGTCAGGGGTATTTGCTCGGACGCCCCGAAGCGCAGCCAAGCCGCGCAATGAAAGCGACCTTAGTGCCGAATAGTACCCAAGTTCAGCCCAGATACAGCGAATCCGCCGAAAGCCTCTGCACCAGCGCCATTACTGTGGTACCAACACTTAAGCTTAAGCACTTAAGCGACACCTTTAGCTCTCAACCCGCCTTACAGGCCGTGGTAGTGGTGCAAGATCAACTGCCGCTAGGGATTATTAGTAGAGCGACTTTGCTGGAGCTTTTTAGCACGCCCTATGGCCGAGCCCTGCATGAAAACCACGCCGTCAGTGAAGTGATGGACCCGCAAGTGTTGCAGATTGAAGCCAACGAGCCCCTGTCGATTGTGAGTCAATTACTGACCTCGGAGAGCGCCAATACCGTCGCCCAGCAATTTATCATTCTGCGCCGTGGCAAGTTGCTCGGCATTGGCCACACTAAAGATTTGCTACAGCGGATCACCGAGCACAGGATCAAGATGGCAAGGCATGCCAATCCGTTAACCGATTTACCCGGTAATGTGCCAATCCAGGAAGAGCTCAAACGCCTCAGAACCCAACAAAAGCCCTTCTACTTGGCCTATTTTGATCTCTGTCAGTTCAAGCCCTATAACGATATTTACGGCTTTTGCCGCGGCGATGAGGTGATCTGCGAGGTCGCAAATCTGTTAGTTAAATACAAGACGGACAACTGTTTTATCGGCCATGTCGGTGGCGATGACTTTGTGGTGATCAGCACCTGTGAGCAACTTATCGACCGCTGCCAACGGATATTGACGGATTTTGAAGCCAATAAGTCGCTCTTTTATAGTGCAGAGCACTGGCAAGCCCAAGAAATGCTTGCCGATGATAGGCAAGGACAAGCCTGTTATCACAAGCTAATCAGCCTCTGTGTCGGCGTTCTTACCCCCGCCCACACCTATAACTGCAATGAACATAGCCTATCGACCTTGAGTGCCAAGGCAAAAAAACAGGCAAAATCCGCGAGTAACGGATTTTGCCTGTTAGAAGAACTCAATATGACCCAAGCCCTAAGCGCTTAG
- a CDS encoding DUF3016 domain-containing protein: protein MKVQFLLLASVLSCSAVWAADEAKTDPVTEDGVVKIVWQNPKDFRDIKSSGEIQSRYEKRLFDTLTTNINKEATKVLKPNQKLEMTVTDVDLAGDMRPTFGATADDLRVIKEIYPPRMTFSYQVLENDKVIITGDEKLSDMGFMTGIQPITDKPFMYETEMLRDWLKKTVAPKL, encoded by the coding sequence ATGAAAGTTCAGTTCTTATTACTCGCCAGCGTGTTGAGTTGCAGTGCTGTATGGGCCGCAGACGAGGCGAAAACCGACCCAGTGACAGAAGATGGGGTGGTTAAGATTGTTTGGCAAAATCCAAAGGATTTCCGTGATATTAAATCATCGGGTGAAATTCAGTCCCGTTATGAAAAGCGTTTATTCGATACCTTAACCACCAATATCAATAAAGAAGCGACAAAGGTTTTAAAACCGAATCAAAAATTAGAGATGACGGTGACCGATGTCGACTTAGCCGGTGATATGCGCCCAACCTTTGGTGCAACAGCCGATGATTTACGGGTGATTAAAGAGATTTATCCACCGCGCATGACCTTTAGTTATCAAGTGCTTGAGAATGACAAAGTCATCATTACAGGGGATGAAAAGCTGTCAGACATGGGCTTTATGACGGGCATTCAACCTATCACTGACAAGCCATTTATGTATGAGACAGAGATGCTGCGCGATTGGTTAAAGAAAACCGTCGCACCTAAACTCTAG
- a CDS encoding DUF4240 domain-containing protein, with amino-acid sequence MTEVEFWDLVTRSEPAQSQESLAQALKQKLAELSDEELKAFDKLFGQQMRRSYLWSVWGAAYIITGCDSDYAFAEFRAFLISLGQVRYEAVIANPDTLAQLTAWPEKDGYAYPFIEDYDLIAGQLFEDRTGKELPFMPSGKATPVGKKFSTKPKDLKQQYPELSARFPF; translated from the coding sequence ATGACAGAAGTAGAATTTTGGGACTTAGTGACCCGCAGTGAACCCGCGCAATCCCAGGAATCTTTAGCGCAGGCATTAAAGCAAAAGTTGGCAGAGCTGAGTGACGAGGAGTTAAAAGCCTTCGATAAATTGTTTGGCCAACAGATGCGTCGTAGCTACTTATGGTCGGTATGGGGAGCGGCTTATATTATCACTGGCTGTGATTCCGATTATGCTTTTGCTGAATTTCGCGCGTTTCTGATCTCACTTGGGCAGGTCCGTTACGAGGCGGTGATTGCCAATCCTGACACTTTGGCGCAGTTAACGGCATGGCCTGAGAAGGACGGCTACGCCTATCCTTTTATCGAAGATTACGACTTGATCGCGGGTCAACTATTTGAAGACAGAACGGGTAAGGAGTTGCCTTTTATGCCTTCGGGTAAGGCGACGCCAGTGGGTAAAAAATTTAGCACTAAGCCCAAAGATTTAAAGCAGCAATATCCTGAGCTTAGTGCGCGTTTTCCGTTTTAA
- a CDS encoding response regulator — MTHLSPSELSILIVEPSETQRRIIIKRLQQEGIISIQNAASLTQARELIARHKPDLIASAMYFEDGTATEFLSYLRTNSEYKDIQFMLVSSECRREQLEIFRQSGVVAILPKPFNAEHLGKTLNATIDLLSHDELDLSHFDVHDVRVLVVDDSRMARNVIKRTIGNLGIKQITEAEDGAQAIELMRNNMFDLIITDYNMPSVDGLALTQFIRNESQQSHVPILMVSSEANDAHLSNVSQAGVNALCDKPFEPKLVKQLLYQLLEE; from the coding sequence ATGACTCATTTATCGCCTAGCGAACTCTCGATTCTCATTGTTGAGCCATCGGAAACCCAGCGCCGCATTATCATCAAGCGTTTACAGCAAGAAGGCATTATCAGCATTCAAAATGCCGCAAGTTTGACCCAAGCAAGGGAGTTGATTGCCCGCCACAAGCCGGATCTCATCGCCAGTGCCATGTATTTTGAAGATGGCACCGCGACCGAGTTTTTAAGCTACCTGCGCACCAACAGCGAATATAAAGACATCCAATTTATGTTGGTTTCGAGCGAATGTCGCCGCGAGCAATTGGAGATTTTCCGCCAGTCTGGCGTAGTCGCGATACTGCCAAAACCTTTTAATGCCGAACACTTAGGCAAGACGCTGAATGCGACCATCGATTTGCTCAGCCACGATGAACTCGACCTAAGTCACTTCGATGTGCATGACGTGCGTGTGCTCGTGGTCGATGACAGCCGCATGGCGCGTAATGTGATTAAACGTACCATTGGCAACCTTGGGATCAAGCAGATCACCGAAGCGGAAGATGGCGCTCAAGCCATTGAGTTAATGCGTAATAATATGTTTGACCTGATCATTACCGATTACAATATGCCCAGTGTTGATGGCCTAGCACTCACTCAATTTATCCGCAATGAAAGTCAGCAATCCCATGTGCCTATCCTCATGGTGTCTTCGGAAGCGAATGATGCTCACCTGAGCAATGTCTCTCAGGCGGGAGTCAATGCCCTGTGCGATAAACCCTTCGAACCCAAATTGGTGAAGCAGCTCTTATATCAACTGCTCGAAGAATAA
- a CDS encoding HU family DNA-binding protein, whose product MNKTELIAKIAENADITKAEAARALKSFEAAITESMKNGDKISIVGFGSFETSTRAARTGRNPQTGKEIQIAEATVPKFKAGKTLRDSVN is encoded by the coding sequence ATGAACAAAACTGAACTTATTGCCAAGATTGCAGAAAATGCCGATATCACTAAAGCTGAAGCAGCACGTGCATTGAAATCTTTCGAAGCAGCTATTACTGAATCAATGAAAAACGGTGACAAGATCTCTATCGTTGGATTTGGCTCTTTTGAAACCTCCACTCGCGCAGCTCGTACTGGCCGTAACCCACAGACAGGTAAAGAAATTCAGATCGCTGAAGCCACTGTGCCTAAGTTTAAAGCGGGTAAAACCTTGCGTGATAGTGTGAACTAA
- a CDS encoding TorF family putative porin, producing the protein MRKSLYSVLALSTGLLLTTNAFAAVSGNIGGTSNYLWRGVTQTNDAVAIQGGIDYSHDSGFYAGTWASNVDFGDDTSYELDLYAGYGGNITEDLSYDIGYLYYAYPDAEGSIDFGELHGAITWKWFELSYSHVINAGDDVAAEPLDNKDMSYLAATASFPLTDKLSLSLHYGYSSGDVVESWFDEDNYADYNVTLSADTSMGTVSFMVSDTDLQGDDAKVVLGYSYGFDL; encoded by the coding sequence ATGAGAAAATCACTGTACAGCGTTTTGGCATTATCGACGGGATTGTTATTAACGACCAACGCCTTTGCGGCGGTGTCCGGCAATATTGGCGGCACCTCAAACTATCTATGGCGCGGGGTCACTCAAACCAATGATGCGGTCGCCATCCAAGGAGGCATTGACTATAGCCATGACTCCGGATTCTATGCCGGCACTTGGGCCTCAAATGTCGACTTTGGCGACGATACCAGCTATGAGTTGGATCTCTATGCAGGCTACGGCGGCAACATCACCGAAGACCTCAGCTACGATATTGGCTACCTCTACTACGCTTACCCCGATGCCGAAGGCAGCATCGATTTTGGTGAACTGCACGGTGCCATCACCTGGAAATGGTTTGAACTCAGTTATTCCCACGTGATCAACGCCGGTGATGATGTCGCGGCCGAGCCATTAGATAACAAAGATATGAGTTATCTTGCGGCCACTGCATCTTTCCCACTGACGGATAAACTGAGCCTGTCATTGCACTACGGTTATTCTAGCGGCGATGTGGTCGAATCTTGGTTCGATGAGGATAACTACGCAGATTACAACGTCACACTCAGTGCCGATACCAGCATGGGCACTGTCTCATTTATGGTGTCGGATACGGATCTGCAGGGTGATGATGCCAAGGTTGTTTTAGGCTATTCCTACGGCTTTGATTTATAA
- the rimK gene encoding 30S ribosomal protein S6--L-glutamate ligase produces the protein MKIGILSQFPELYSTRRLVAACESRGHEAVVINTLNCYMNINSIKPSIHYQGQELTGFDAIIPRIHASVTFYGCAVVRQFEMMGVFAANDSISIARSRDKLRALQLLSRKGIGMPVTGFANKPNDIPDLINMVGGAPLVIKLLEGTQGIGVVLAETKTAAESVIEAFLGLKANIMVQEYIKESNGSDIRCFVVGDKVVASMKRQGPEGDFRSNLHLGGCGEKVKITPEERKMAVAAVKAMGLVVAGVDILRSNRGPLILEVNSAPGIEGIEQTTGISVTEPIVEYIEKMVLARKSNRAVIA, from the coding sequence ATGAAAATAGGTATCTTATCCCAGTTCCCTGAGTTGTATTCCACCCGACGTTTAGTGGCGGCCTGCGAGAGCCGTGGCCATGAAGCCGTGGTTATTAATACCTTGAATTGCTACATGAATATCAACTCCATCAAGCCGAGCATTCATTATCAAGGCCAAGAGTTAACTGGATTCGATGCCATTATTCCGCGGATCCACGCCAGTGTGACCTTTTACGGCTGTGCCGTTGTGCGCCAGTTTGAAATGATGGGCGTGTTTGCCGCCAACGACTCGATTTCAATCGCACGTTCACGGGATAAGTTACGCGCGCTGCAATTGCTTTCCCGCAAAGGTATCGGCATGCCAGTGACGGGATTTGCCAATAAACCCAATGATATTCCAGACTTGATTAACATGGTGGGCGGTGCCCCTTTAGTGATTAAGTTGTTGGAAGGCACCCAAGGGATTGGCGTGGTGTTAGCCGAAACTAAAACCGCCGCCGAGAGCGTGATTGAAGCCTTTTTAGGGCTGAAAGCCAATATCATGGTGCAGGAATATATTAAGGAGTCCAACGGCAGCGATATTCGCTGTTTTGTGGTCGGCGATAAAGTCGTGGCTTCGATGAAGCGCCAAGGGCCTGAAGGGGATTTTCGCTCTAACCTGCACTTAGGCGGCTGCGGCGAGAAAGTAAAAATTACGCCCGAAGAGCGCAAGATGGCGGTTGCCGCAGTGAAAGCCATGGGATTAGTGGTGGCGGGGGTTGATATTTTACGATCGAATCGCGGCCCCTTGATCCTAGAGGTGAACTCGGCGCCCGGTATTGAAGGCATTGAGCAGACCACGGGGATTTCGGTGACTGAGCCTATCGTGGAATATATTGAGAAGATGGTATTAGCGCGTAAATCGAATCGCGCCGTGATAGCCTAA
- a CDS encoding response regulator, with protein sequence MSNSHDYKQVTILLVDDDDVDYMAVQRAMKQLRLLNPLLRARDGLEALSILTHSDAIKGSYLILLDLNMPRMNGFEFLEHIRSNPVLSSSVVFMLTTSSADEDRMRAYSHHVAGYMVKTDIKDGFNNIFNMLEGYWRIVELPSV encoded by the coding sequence ATGAGCAATAGTCATGACTATAAACAAGTCACCATTTTATTAGTGGATGATGACGATGTGGATTATATGGCAGTACAGAGGGCGATGAAGCAGCTGCGCTTACTGAATCCACTCCTTCGGGCGAGGGATGGGCTCGAAGCGCTCTCTATTCTGACTCATTCGGATGCGATTAAAGGTTCCTATTTAATTTTGCTCGATCTGAATATGCCCCGCATGAATGGGTTCGAATTTCTCGAGCATATTCGCTCCAATCCGGTGTTGTCCTCCTCTGTGGTTTTTATGCTCACGACCTCGAGCGCTGATGAGGACAGAATGAGGGCGTACAGTCATCACGTTGCAGGCTACATGGTGAAAACGGATATTAAAGACGGTTTTAATAACATTTTTAATATGTTGGAAGGCTACTGGCGCATAGTGGAGCTTCCAAGCGTATAG
- a CDS encoding CHASE domain-containing sensor histidine kinase: MDMDSFPDSFSPSKNVYASVISSSWLMLLAAVFFMGISWYVLEEYLRDRGEERFNNNVQDLIAAVSGRMTAYEQVLRGGVGLFLASDGVTRHEWQLYVSNARLSEYYPGIQGLGFAQLLTPANLDSFTQEVQQEGFSDYRVTPAGEREFYCAIKYLEPFDWRNQRAFGFDMCSEPTRKTAILHAIATGLPTASGKVTLVQETPDDAQAGILMYVPLYRGQPMTEEERKQQAIGVVYAPFRMNDLMQGIMGKRFSGLKLAIYDGMEANNESLMFSSHKALPSTNDVFYQSQLETMEGQVWRLDVSSESRFISSAEQTQSVWLQVIGSAFILALFYSVLTMARNRYEESRLTAELIANEKRFRLVIEASPSALFMVDRSGVITLVNTHAERLFGYARDELLGRSINMLLPEGVREIHQQHMGAYLAQPIAKNMSLRDDLFGCCKDGTRLAIEVGLTPIHFSNGVSILATINNVSERKRIEAQRIEHTKELERINKELDQFAYIASHDLKSPLRGIEQLTNWLSEDLSENTDENVQKYLGLIQSRIQRMVLLLDGLLMFSRIGRVDTEIVEVDTRLLVEDMFALVAPPQGFSLVLEGNFPTLKTVKTLLELVIRNLISNAIKHHDKGEGVIKVICETSDHHYWFSVIDDGPGIASSFHGKVFQMFQTLRPRDEVEGSGLGLSLVKKTVESLGGKIQLDSEGRGCCFRFSWPMHIVNKEGI, translated from the coding sequence ATGGACATGGATAGTTTCCCCGATTCTTTCAGCCCCTCAAAAAATGTTTATGCCAGCGTAATCAGTTCCAGTTGGTTGATGTTACTCGCCGCCGTTTTTTTTATGGGGATATCCTGGTATGTCCTCGAAGAATATTTACGAGACCGGGGTGAAGAGCGTTTTAACAATAATGTTCAAGATCTTATTGCTGCCGTCAGCGGTCGCATGACCGCCTATGAGCAAGTATTACGCGGCGGAGTTGGATTATTTCTGGCTTCTGATGGGGTGACGCGCCATGAATGGCAACTCTATGTTTCTAATGCGCGCTTATCCGAGTATTACCCAGGGATTCAAGGTTTAGGCTTCGCGCAGCTCTTAACTCCAGCCAACTTAGATTCCTTTACGCAAGAGGTGCAACAGGAAGGTTTTAGCGATTATCGAGTCACTCCCGCTGGTGAGCGGGAGTTCTACTGCGCCATCAAATATCTAGAGCCATTTGACTGGCGCAACCAACGGGCATTTGGTTTTGACATGTGCTCAGAGCCTACCCGCAAAACGGCCATCTTACATGCCATTGCCACAGGGCTTCCCACCGCATCGGGTAAGGTCACCTTAGTGCAAGAAACCCCGGATGATGCACAGGCCGGCATTTTAATGTATGTCCCTTTATACCGTGGTCAGCCGATGACGGAGGAAGAGCGTAAGCAGCAGGCCATCGGCGTGGTGTACGCCCCATTTCGTATGAATGATCTGATGCAAGGCATTATGGGAAAACGTTTCTCGGGATTAAAACTGGCGATTTACGATGGCATGGAGGCCAATAACGAGAGCCTGATGTTTAGCAGTCATAAAGCCTTGCCTTCTACAAATGATGTGTTTTATCAATCCCAGCTAGAAACCATGGAAGGCCAAGTTTGGCGTTTAGATGTGTCCTCTGAGTCACGCTTTATCTCAAGTGCGGAACAAACCCAGAGTGTGTGGCTACAGGTGATTGGGAGTGCGTTTATCTTAGCCTTGTTTTACTCAGTGCTGACGATGGCGCGAAATCGCTATGAAGAGTCACGATTAACGGCAGAGTTAATTGCCAATGAAAAACGCTTCCGCCTCGTGATTGAAGCTTCACCTAGTGCGCTTTTTATGGTGGATAGAAGTGGCGTCATTACCTTAGTGAACACCCATGCCGAACGCCTATTTGGATATGCGCGTGATGAGTTACTCGGTCGTTCAATCAATATGTTACTGCCCGAAGGGGTGAGGGAGATACATCAACAGCATATGGGTGCTTATCTTGCCCAACCGATCGCGAAAAACATGTCGCTGCGGGATGACTTGTTCGGATGCTGTAAGGATGGGACGCGGCTGGCGATTGAAGTCGGGCTAACACCAATTCACTTCAGTAATGGCGTGTCGATATTGGCGACGATAAACAATGTGTCGGAGCGTAAGCGTATAGAAGCGCAGCGCATTGAACATACTAAGGAGCTTGAGCGTATCAATAAGGAACTTGACCAGTTTGCCTACATTGCCTCCCATGATTTGAAGTCACCACTGCGCGGCATAGAGCAATTAACTAACTGGCTCAGTGAAGATCTGTCCGAGAACACCGACGAAAATGTTCAAAAATATTTAGGTTTAATCCAAAGCCGTATTCAGCGGATGGTGTTGCTACTCGACGGATTACTGATGTTTTCGCGTATTGGTCGAGTCGATACCGAGATTGTTGAAGTCGACACTCGGCTGCTTGTGGAAGATATGTTTGCCTTAGTGGCCCCGCCACAGGGATTCAGTTTAGTGCTTGAAGGGAATTTCCCAACGCTTAAGACAGTGAAAACCTTGTTAGAACTGGTGATCCGCAACTTAATCAGCAACGCGATTAAACACCATGATAAAGGTGAAGGTGTCATCAAAGTGATATGTGAAACCTCGGATCATCATTATTGGTTTAGCGTGATTGATGATGGTCCTGGGATTGCCAGTAGTTTCCATGGAAAGGTGTTTCAAATGTTCCAGACCCTTAGACCAAGAGATGAAGTTGAAGGCAGTGGTTTAGGCCTGTCATTAGTTAAAAAGACAGTAGAAAGTCTTGGCGGAAAAATTCAACTAGACTCAGAAGGGCGAGGATGTTGTTTCCGGTTTAGCTGGCCAATGCACATAGTCAACAAGGAGGGGATATGA
- a CDS encoding PA3496 family putative envelope integrity protein: protein MAHITEVVPNDTEIEAMTTPRNSKAAEAMQHKREIKKRLEDYLERAELRRALGDDDFF, encoded by the coding sequence ATGGCTCATATTACTGAAGTCGTGCCCAACGATACTGAAATTGAGGCAATGACCACCCCTAGAAACAGCAAAGCAGCCGAGGCAATGCAACATAAGCGCGAAATTAAGAAGCGCTTAGAAGATTACCTTGAACGCGCCGAGTTAAGACGTGCATTAGGAGATGACGACTTTTTCTAA
- a CDS encoding PDC sensor domain-containing protein, which translates to MAAMSYLSVIERYHEYEATVHELMESILTGIADADLFHQPKVDIKAMKGIVGSYPFVELMYLLDTQGVQISQNITVVDQQIKLVPLGGNRDRSQRPYFTNRDESDGVNITRPYLSNASGNLCLSASLAIVQQEQKLGYLVVDVDLTRMIEFMMGDSARRRVTPAFKAVYGLIVAGLFVLVMVLLWTALRDIYGLFVVDHVGQDPLQPFGIIIFMTLALAIFDLGKTILEEEVLMHKDIFRHSSTRRTITRFVSTILIAISIESLLTMFKASLGEKQYIEPAIWMMLAVVGLLVGLGAYVYLGAKAEWLLIKTQAYKSGKK; encoded by the coding sequence ATGGCTGCAATGAGCTATTTGAGTGTGATTGAGCGTTATCACGAATACGAGGCCACAGTGCATGAGCTGATGGAGTCCATTTTAACGGGGATTGCCGATGCGGACTTATTTCACCAACCTAAAGTCGATATCAAGGCCATGAAAGGCATTGTGGGCAGTTACCCCTTTGTCGAGCTGATGTATTTGCTCGATACCCAAGGAGTGCAAATAAGCCAAAATATCACAGTGGTCGATCAGCAGATCAAGTTAGTGCCCCTTGGCGGTAATCGCGACCGCAGTCAGCGGCCCTATTTTACTAATCGGGATGAGTCCGATGGCGTCAATATCACTCGCCCTTATCTATCCAATGCCAGCGGGAACTTATGTTTATCAGCCTCCTTAGCCATTGTGCAGCAGGAGCAAAAGCTGGGTTATCTGGTCGTCGATGTGGATTTGACGCGAATGATTGAGTTTATGATGGGCGACAGTGCTCGTCGGCGAGTAACGCCAGCCTTTAAAGCCGTATATGGCTTGATAGTCGCAGGGCTTTTTGTGCTGGTGATGGTGCTACTTTGGACAGCGCTTAGGGATATTTATGGGTTATTTGTGGTGGATCATGTCGGGCAAGATCCATTGCAACCCTTTGGGATCATTATCTTTATGACTCTAGCGTTAGCGATCTTTGACCTTGGTAAAACCATTCTCGAGGAAGAAGTGTTAATGCATAAGGATATTTTTCGCCACAGCTCCACCCGCCGAACCATCACTCGCTTTGTTTCAACGATTTTGATCGCCATTTCGATTGAGTCTTTATTGACCATGTTTAAGGCATCACTGGGCGAGAAACAATATATCGAGCCGGCGATTTGGATGATGCTGGCCGTGGTAGGCTTATTAGTCGGGTTAGGGGCTTATGTGTATCTCGGGGCAAAAGCAGAATGGCTGCTGATCAAAACTCAGGCTTATAAGAGTGGCAAAAAGTAG
- a CDS encoding flavohemoglobin expression-modulating QEGLA motif protein: MSESLAQYQEDLRRLSDELIRIQTPIKILDAIKWPREMEERFLSSKGTVLPAISQDFYQKIALPFDPVKTQAELLALKQEIHRRLGKKDKLGKILVANVDQYRLVVDMLGHRGTPVFGQLSQELYGSASHRLHGDRHTLRQLGDKLSYIFSLPAARHMNKHHPKIISAPEAVNVLSQRLEKYFHSDDMRVRLSDGIVSDAAVGGDTVKLNSKAMFSESDLNVYEVHEGWVHVGTTLNGRAQPHATWLSVGSPRVAATQEGLAVLLEMLTLSSNPGRARRISDRVAAVDMAENGANFIEVFNYFRELNLSAKDSYRVTQRVFRGGMVEGGSFFTKDISYVRGYVENINFIRSAITSGLPELIPMLFLGKLAIEDIPVLYQACQEGILTPPKYLPPMFDNFSGLYAWFGFASGLAGIDLKGVQRHFTRLFKDVPSIDPSLELLDDTEFDNNSD, encoded by the coding sequence ATGTCAGAGTCGTTAGCCCAGTATCAAGAAGATTTACGCCGCCTTTCCGATGAGCTTATCCGCATCCAAACGCCGATTAAAATTTTAGATGCCATCAAATGGCCACGGGAAATGGAAGAGCGCTTTCTCTCCAGTAAAGGCACGGTTCTGCCAGCGATTAGCCAAGATTTTTATCAAAAAATTGCCTTGCCCTTCGATCCCGTTAAAACCCAAGCCGAACTGCTTGCCTTAAAACAAGAAATCCACCGCCGTTTAGGTAAAAAAGACAAGCTGGGTAAGATCTTAGTTGCTAACGTCGACCAATATCGCTTAGTGGTCGATATGCTGGGTCATCGAGGAACCCCTGTCTTTGGTCAGCTGAGCCAAGAACTCTACGGCAGCGCCAGCCATAGATTACATGGCGATCGCCACACCCTGCGCCAATTAGGCGATAAGCTCAGTTATATTTTCTCATTGCCCGCTGCGCGGCATATGAATAAGCATCACCCTAAAATCATCAGTGCGCCCGAAGCCGTGAATGTACTGAGCCAGCGATTGGAAAAATACTTCCACAGTGATGATATGCGGGTGCGGTTGAGTGACGGGATTGTGTCTGACGCCGCTGTGGGTGGCGATACGGTCAAACTCAACAGCAAAGCCATGTTCAGCGAGTCAGATCTCAATGTGTACGAAGTTCATGAAGGTTGGGTGCATGTAGGCACCACCCTCAATGGTCGGGCTCAACCCCATGCGACTTGGCTCAGCGTCGGTTCTCCCCGCGTAGCCGCCACCCAAGAAGGGCTTGCCGTCTTACTCGAAATGCTCACCCTAAGCTCAAACCCAGGCCGCGCCCGCCGCATTAGCGACCGTGTCGCTGCGGTAGATATGGCGGAAAATGGGGCAAACTTTATTGAAGTATTTAACTATTTTAGAGAGTTAAATCTTAGTGCCAAGGACAGTTATCGAGTCACACAAAGGGTGTTTCGTGGCGGCATGGTCGAAGGCGGCAGCTTTTTTACCAAAGATATTTCCTATGTGCGTGGTTATGTCGAAAACATAAACTTTATCCGCAGCGCCATCACATCGGGTTTACCCGAACTGATCCCTATGCTGTTTTTAGGCAAACTCGCCATTGAGGACATCCCGGTGCTCTATCAAGCTTGCCAAGAAGGAATTCTGACGCCGCCTAAGTATTTGCCGCCGATGTTCGACAACTTCAGCGGCTTGTATGCTTGGTTTGGTTTCGCCTCAGGATTAGCAGGAATCGATCTGAAAGGAGTGCAACGTCACTTCACCCGCTTATTTAAAGACGTGCCCAGTATCGACCCAAGCCTCGAGTTACTCGACGACACTGAATTTGATAATAACTCTGACTAA